One Leisingera sp. M658 genomic window carries:
- a CDS encoding type II secretion system F family protein yields the protein MEFLTGINDYLTSQFGEFGPLLALGIAGLFMILLAVPLLLNQPEDPLKKLQKNMAPETRNKPQKQRLRQADRNEQLQKFAGFLEPQNEDELSAMELKLRQAGYHSKDSVRLFHFLQFALGILGLVAGLFFVYVLKADIDYDSQQMAIRIIGPGAAGYLLPKYWITRRIEERKQKITEGFPDALDMMLVCVEAGQSLDQAIVRVAKELHASFPDLAEEFEVVAQEMKAGKEKDKVLRDMATRCGVQDVSSFVTVMIQSASFGTSIADALRVYAGEMRDKRVMRAEEAANKLPVKMTLATMGLTVPPLLIILVGPSVQGIMNMGN from the coding sequence GTGGAATTTCTGACCGGAATAAACGATTACCTGACATCGCAATTCGGCGAGTTCGGCCCGCTCCTGGCGCTTGGCATTGCCGGGCTGTTCATGATCCTGCTGGCGGTTCCGCTGCTGCTGAACCAGCCCGAAGATCCGCTGAAGAAGCTGCAAAAGAACATGGCGCCCGAAACCCGGAACAAACCGCAAAAACAGCGGTTGCGCCAGGCCGACCGCAACGAGCAGCTGCAAAAATTCGCAGGTTTTCTGGAACCGCAGAACGAAGACGAACTGTCAGCGATGGAACTGAAGCTGCGCCAGGCGGGGTATCACTCCAAGGATTCGGTGCGCCTGTTCCATTTCCTGCAGTTTGCTCTTGGCATCCTGGGCCTCGTGGCCGGGCTGTTCTTTGTCTACGTGCTGAAGGCCGATATCGATTATGACAGCCAGCAAATGGCGATCCGCATCATCGGGCCTGGCGCGGCCGGCTATTTGCTGCCGAAATACTGGATCACCCGCCGGATTGAAGAGCGCAAGCAAAAGATCACCGAAGGCTTCCCGGATGCGCTGGACATGATGCTGGTCTGTGTCGAAGCCGGCCAGTCGCTGGACCAGGCGATTGTCCGCGTTGCCAAGGAGCTCCACGCCTCTTTCCCGGATCTGGCGGAAGAATTCGAAGTTGTCGCGCAAGAGATGAAGGCAGGCAAGGAAAAGGACAAGGTCCTGCGGGACATGGCCACCCGCTGCGGGGTGCAGGATGTCTCTTCCTTTGTGACCGTGATGATCCAGTCCGCCAGCTTCGGCACCTCGATCGCGGACGCCTTGCGGGTTTATGCCGGGGAAATGCGCGACAAGCGTGTGATGCGCGCAGAAGAGGCCGCAAACAAGTTGCCCGTAAAGATGACCCTTGCCACAATGGGCCTGACAGTCCCGCCGCTGCTGATCATTCTGGTCGGCCCGTCGGTGCAGGGCATCATGAACATGGGCAACTGA
- a CDS encoding tetratricopeptide repeat protein has protein sequence MNSSGRAGPGRPFRAIAAASVVALAAACAPGGLKQDKGSPWAPSGNHRQQAEDGLVVGHRLMAAGQHELALDAFTRAALDHGLTPEVLSGMGSAKLGLRRLGQAEDLLRQAVDADGTWPEPMNNLGVVLMERGKTAEAVQVFQRAYALDNGESDAIRDNLRLALAKLENPAHTDPQNQDYKLVRQGGGSYLISQAP, from the coding sequence ATGAACTCATCAGGACGGGCCGGGCCGGGCCGTCCCTTCCGTGCTATTGCCGCCGCCAGCGTTGTTGCGCTGGCGGCGGCCTGCGCGCCGGGCGGGCTGAAACAGGACAAGGGCAGCCCTTGGGCGCCAAGCGGCAATCACCGCCAGCAGGCCGAGGACGGGCTGGTGGTCGGCCACCGGCTGATGGCAGCGGGCCAGCATGAACTGGCACTGGACGCCTTCACCCGCGCTGCCCTTGACCACGGGCTGACGCCAGAGGTTCTGTCCGGCATGGGCAGTGCCAAACTGGGCCTCAGGCGGCTTGGCCAGGCAGAAGATCTGCTGCGCCAGGCGGTGGATGCGGACGGCACCTGGCCGGAACCGATGAACAACCTGGGCGTCGTGCTGATGGAGCGCGGCAAAACCGCCGAAGCGGTGCAGGTGTTCCAGCGCGCCTATGCGCTTGACAATGGCGAAAGTGACGCAATCCGCGATAATTTACGCCTTGCTCTCGCAAAGCTTGAAAATCCTGCGCATACTGACCCTCAAAATCAAGATTATAAATTGGTGCGGCAAGGCGGCGGCAGCTACCTGATAAGCCAAGCACCATGA
- a CDS encoding lipopolysaccharide assembly protein LapB → MRQQYFLSASLAGALLLSACAEKADETVERAFQEVNVIDESNLNDVMLSVADPNEAVAHFQRTLKSSPDRIELQRGLAYSLIRAKRTTEGTTAWKKVVSMKGATSEDHVQLAGALVRSGEWDAAKAELDRVPPTHETYERYRLEAVVADAAKDWKRADSFYEIAVGLTTKPAKVMNNWGYSKLTRGDFAGSERLFGEAIRQDQRLFTAKNNLVLARGAQRNYTLPVIPMDQTERALLLHTLALSAVKQGDVKTGENLLREAIDTHPQHFEEASRSLAALENG, encoded by the coding sequence ATGCGCCAGCAGTATTTCCTATCCGCTTCTCTGGCAGGGGCGCTGCTTTTGTCGGCCTGCGCAGAGAAAGCCGATGAAACCGTGGAACGGGCTTTTCAGGAAGTGAATGTCATCGACGAGAGCAATCTGAATGACGTCATGCTCTCGGTCGCCGACCCGAACGAGGCGGTTGCCCATTTCCAGCGGACGCTGAAGAGCAGCCCGGACCGGATTGAACTGCAACGCGGGCTGGCCTATTCGCTGATCCGCGCCAAGCGCACCACGGAAGGCACCACCGCCTGGAAAAAAGTTGTCTCGATGAAGGGCGCCACAAGCGAGGATCATGTTCAGCTGGCAGGCGCGCTTGTGCGCAGCGGCGAATGGGACGCGGCCAAGGCAGAACTGGACAGGGTTCCCCCAACCCATGAGACCTATGAGCGCTACCGCCTGGAGGCAGTTGTGGCTGATGCCGCCAAAGATTGGAAACGCGCCGACAGCTTTTATGAAATTGCAGTGGGTTTGACGACAAAACCAGCGAAAGTGATGAACAATTGGGGCTATTCCAAGCTGACCCGCGGCGATTTCGCCGGCTCTGAGCGGTTGTTCGGCGAAGCAATCCGTCAGGATCAACGCCTGTTCACAGCCAAGAACAACCTGGTTCTGGCCCGCGGCGCGCAACGCAATTACACCCTGCCGGTGATCCCGATGGATCAGACTGAACGCGCATTGCTGCTGCACACGCTGGCGCTGTCGGCAGTCAAGCAAGGCGACGTCAAGACCGGCGAGAATCTGCTGCGCGAAGCAATTGACACCCACCCGCAGCACTTTGAGGAAGCCTCGCGCTCGCTGGCGGCCCTGGAGAACGGCTGA
- a CDS encoding prepilin peptidase — protein MQFPAHAALWFLPFVLPLCYTVALTDLRGMRIPNWAVDLLAVIYVVAGAVLMPSWADYGWHLLHLPVGIGLGYLFYAAGAVGAGDAKFAGAAAPFFALGDLRLLMIIFAATLLAGFTAHRIAKYTPLRRLAPQWQSWDTGKSFPMGLCLGGTLALYLVLAARFGS, from the coding sequence ATGCAGTTCCCGGCCCATGCTGCCCTGTGGTTCCTTCCCTTTGTTCTGCCACTGTGCTACACAGTCGCGCTGACGGATCTGCGCGGCATGCGCATTCCCAACTGGGCCGTCGATTTGCTAGCCGTGATCTATGTGGTTGCAGGAGCGGTGCTGATGCCAAGCTGGGCGGACTACGGCTGGCATCTGCTGCACCTGCCGGTCGGCATCGGCCTGGGCTACTTGTTCTATGCAGCCGGTGCTGTCGGCGCGGGCGACGCCAAATTTGCAGGCGCCGCCGCCCCCTTCTTTGCGCTTGGCGACCTGCGGCTGTTGATGATCATCTTTGCGGCCACCCTGCTGGCGGGTTTCACCGCCCACCGGATCGCCAAATACACCCCCCTGCGCCGGCTGGCGCCGCAATGGCAAAGCTGGGACACCGGCAAAAGCTTCCCGATGGGCCTGTGCCTGGGCGGCACCCTGGCCCTCTACCTGGTGCTGGCAGCGCGCTTTGGCAGCTGA
- a CDS encoding ATPase translates to MNMQNLTVMAPPAPKGLAQMQLPLVMMRDILLKTIFRKNVENVTEIAEAICLPGAVTQELVDIAREQKLLEATGTLNANSGNEMGYQLTDAGKSRALDALSQSEYFGAMPVPLDVYRAQVKRQSIRNIQVSRDQLTNAMGHLILPNSLLDHLGPAVSAGRSILMYGPPGNGKSSISNGIRDALGDHVYVPRAIEYSGQVITVYDPIVHTEVEQEPEDPNALRRRRRFDERYVMCQRPTVITGGELSLDMLDLVYNPTARTYQAPLQLKSTGGIFIVDDLGRQAEPPQSLVNRWIVPLEESKDILALQSGEKFEVPFDTLVIFSTNFHPNKIFDQAALRRIFFKIKIDGPNQENYLKIFAMVARKKGMPLDEGALVHLLKKKYPSIDNVYANYQPVFLIDQIIAICEFEGIPYQMSPELIDRAWANMFVKDEDIVK, encoded by the coding sequence ATGAACATGCAGAACCTCACCGTGATGGCCCCGCCCGCCCCCAAAGGGCTGGCGCAGATGCAGCTGCCGCTGGTGATGATGCGGGACATCCTGCTGAAGACCATCTTCCGCAAAAACGTCGAGAACGTCACGGAAATCGCCGAGGCAATCTGCCTGCCCGGCGCCGTCACCCAGGAACTGGTGGATATCGCCCGCGAGCAAAAGCTGCTGGAGGCCACCGGCACGCTCAACGCCAACAGCGGCAACGAAATGGGCTACCAGCTGACCGATGCGGGTAAATCGCGGGCGCTGGATGCGCTCAGCCAGTCGGAGTACTTCGGCGCCATGCCGGTGCCGCTGGACGTCTACCGCGCGCAGGTGAAACGCCAGTCGATCCGCAACATCCAAGTGTCCCGCGACCAGCTGACCAATGCCATGGGGCATCTGATCCTGCCAAACAGCCTGCTGGACCACCTTGGCCCGGCCGTCAGCGCGGGCCGCTCAATCCTGATGTACGGCCCGCCGGGCAACGGCAAGTCTTCAATTTCCAACGGCATCCGCGACGCCTTGGGGGATCACGTCTATGTGCCGCGCGCCATTGAATATTCGGGCCAGGTGATCACGGTCTATGACCCGATTGTCCACACCGAAGTGGAGCAGGAACCGGAAGACCCCAACGCCCTGCGCCGCCGCCGCCGTTTCGACGAACGCTATGTCATGTGCCAGCGCCCCACCGTGATCACCGGGGGCGAGCTGTCGCTGGACATGCTGGATCTGGTCTATAACCCGACCGCGCGCACCTATCAGGCACCTTTGCAGCTGAAATCCACCGGCGGCATCTTCATCGTCGACGACCTTGGCCGCCAGGCGGAACCACCGCAGTCGCTGGTCAACCGCTGGATTGTGCCGCTGGAGGAAAGCAAGGACATCCTGGCATTGCAGTCAGGTGAGAAGTTCGAAGTGCCCTTTGACACGCTGGTGATCTTCTCCACCAACTTCCACCCGAACAAGATTTTTGACCAAGCCGCCCTGCGCCGGATCTTTTTCAAGATCAAAATCGACGGCCCGAACCAGGAAAATTACCTCAAGATCTTTGCCATGGTGGCCCGCAAGAAAGGCATGCCGCTGGACGAAGGCGCATTGGTGCACCTGCTGAAAAAGAAATACCCGTCGATCGATAACGTCTATGCGAACTACCAGCCGGTGTTTCTGATCGACCAGATCATCGCGATCTGCGAATTTGAGGGCATCCCCTATCAGATGTCCCCCGAGCTGATCGACCGCGCCTGGGCTAACATGTTCGTCAAGGACGAAGATATCGTGAAGTGA
- a CDS encoding ligase-associated DNA damage response DEXH box helicase, producing MSKLPKVILGWFTARGWSIHPHQHSMLDCAGDPATLLIAPTGGGKTMAGFLPTLADLAESPHDGLHTLYISPLKALAADIKRNLRAPVEDMGLPIRIDDRTGDTPSSRKRRQRADPPHILLTTPESLALLTSYEDAARTFKGLKRVVVDEIHALAESKRGDQLMLALARLQTLCPDLRRVGLSATVDDPQAIASYLACHPDPCKIVQADPGPAPDIRMLETAEAPPWAGGGAAYAIAAVMEQIQAHKTTLIFHNTRAQAEIFFRNLWLANDDALPIGIHHGSLDRGQRERVEAAMVRGELRAIVCTGSLDLGIDWGDVDLVIQIGAPKNVKRLVQRIGRANHRYNAPSKALLVPANRFEVVECRAALDAVRAGDLDGEARGPAPRDVLCQHILIAACAGPFDADELYTEITSAGAYAALTRAGFDACLDFCATGGYALKAYDQWQRLLQRPDGKWQLRDPRAAQRIRMNLGTIQDADLIKVRLKRSRGGKPLGEIEEAFAATLTPGDTFLIGGRTVRYEGLREMTVEVTRTPGRKPKIAVFSGTKFATSTQLSARILEMFSQDSWPDLPRHTAEWLELQRDVSDLPRAGSLLIESFPRDGREYACIYGFAGRNAQQTLGLLLTKRMEELGLDPLGFVSTDYATLIWGLEPLTDPAPLFDVTALREGLDGWLAGNAVMKRAFRGAATIAGLIERNTPGQRKNGRQATFSSDILYDTLRKYDPDHLLMGITRDEALRGLVDFGRVEQMLARINGRITLRRLDRISPLAAPLLLEAGKVPVKGAAQEKLLQREAEALMRLSGLDRLVQ from the coding sequence ATGAGCAAACTTCCCAAGGTCATTCTAGGCTGGTTTACCGCCCGCGGCTGGTCCATCCACCCGCACCAGCACTCCATGCTGGACTGTGCCGGGGATCCGGCAACCCTGCTGATCGCCCCCACCGGCGGCGGCAAGACCATGGCCGGCTTTCTGCCCACCCTCGCCGATCTGGCAGAAAGCCCTCATGACGGGCTGCACACCCTCTATATTTCACCGCTCAAGGCCCTTGCTGCAGACATCAAGCGCAACCTGCGCGCCCCGGTCGAAGATATGGGCCTGCCCATCCGCATTGACGACCGCACCGGCGACACGCCATCCTCCCGCAAACGGCGCCAGCGCGCCGATCCGCCGCATATCCTGCTGACCACACCGGAAAGCCTGGCGCTGCTCACCTCCTACGAGGATGCGGCCCGCACTTTCAAAGGGCTGAAGCGGGTGGTGGTGGACGAGATCCATGCGCTGGCCGAAAGCAAACGCGGCGACCAGCTGATGCTGGCCCTGGCGCGGCTGCAAACGCTCTGCCCTGATCTGCGCCGGGTGGGCCTGTCAGCTACCGTGGACGACCCGCAGGCCATTGCCAGCTATCTTGCCTGCCACCCGGACCCCTGCAAAATCGTGCAGGCAGACCCCGGCCCCGCCCCGGACATCCGGATGCTGGAAACCGCAGAAGCGCCACCCTGGGCCGGCGGCGGCGCGGCCTATGCCATCGCGGCGGTGATGGAACAGATCCAGGCGCATAAAACCACGCTGATATTTCACAACACCCGCGCCCAGGCCGAGATTTTCTTTCGCAATCTCTGGCTCGCCAATGACGATGCGCTGCCGATCGGGATCCATCACGGCTCGCTCGACCGGGGCCAGCGCGAACGGGTCGAAGCCGCCATGGTCCGCGGCGAGCTGCGCGCCATTGTCTGCACCGGTTCACTGGACCTCGGCATCGACTGGGGCGATGTGGACCTGGTGATTCAGATCGGCGCACCGAAGAACGTGAAACGCCTGGTCCAGCGCATCGGCCGCGCCAACCACCGCTACAACGCGCCGTCCAAGGCGCTTCTGGTGCCCGCCAACCGGTTTGAAGTGGTGGAATGCCGTGCCGCGCTGGACGCCGTCCGTGCAGGCGATCTGGATGGCGAGGCGCGCGGCCCCGCCCCCCGCGACGTTCTTTGCCAGCACATCCTGATTGCAGCCTGCGCCGGGCCGTTTGATGCGGATGAACTCTACACCGAAATAACCAGCGCCGGCGCCTATGCCGCCCTCACCCGCGCCGGTTTCGATGCCTGTCTGGATTTCTGTGCCACCGGCGGCTACGCGCTGAAAGCTTACGACCAGTGGCAGCGCCTGTTGCAACGCCCGGACGGCAAATGGCAGCTGCGCGATCCGCGCGCCGCCCAACGCATCCGCATGAACCTGGGCACCATCCAGGACGCCGACCTCATCAAGGTGCGTCTGAAGCGCAGCCGCGGCGGCAAGCCCCTGGGCGAGATCGAGGAAGCCTTTGCCGCCACCCTCACCCCCGGCGACACCTTTCTGATCGGCGGCCGGACCGTGCGATACGAGGGGCTGCGCGAAATGACCGTCGAGGTCACCCGCACCCCCGGCAGGAAACCGAAGATCGCAGTGTTCTCCGGCACCAAATTCGCCACCTCGACCCAGCTCAGCGCGCGCATCCTGGAGATGTTCAGTCAGGACAGCTGGCCAGATCTGCCCCGCCACACCGCCGAATGGCTGGAACTGCAGCGCGACGTCTCGGACCTTCCCCGCGCCGGGTCGCTGCTGATCGAAAGCTTCCCCCGCGACGGGCGCGAGTATGCCTGCATTTACGGCTTTGCCGGCCGTAACGCACAGCAAACGCTGGGGCTGCTTCTGACCAAGCGGATGGAGGAGCTTGGCCTTGATCCGCTTGGCTTTGTCTCGACCGACTACGCCACCTTGATCTGGGGGCTTGAGCCGCTGACCGACCCGGCCCCGCTGTTCGATGTCACAGCCCTGCGCGAGGGGCTGGACGGCTGGCTGGCCGGCAACGCAGTAATGAAACGCGCCTTCCGCGGCGCGGCGACCATTGCCGGGCTGATTGAACGCAACACACCCGGGCAACGCAAGAACGGGCGCCAAGCAACATTCTCCTCCGACATCCTCTATGACACGCTCAGGAAATACGACCCGGACCACCTGCTGATGGGCATCACCCGCGACGAAGCCCTGCGCGGGCTGGTGGACTTT